In a single window of the Thermococcus stetteri genome:
- a CDS encoding DUF655 domain-containing protein: MDRYRRHSYRESIGKKRHHNEYEEYAYVLDYLPDGYIDIASGRRTGKPVAQVIGEKAFTLLEVTPKTDLMLYERVFIGKGNRDKILLINKRISYDELTDTAKAELPYVVEEIVKNNEERFVQFFNMAPPITNRLHSLELLPGIGKKHMWEIIEERQREPFKSFEDLKQRVKGLPDPVKMIAKRIVDELQDKDRYKLFVGHRRLFRV, translated from the coding sequence ATGGATAGGTACCGGAGACACTCTTACCGGGAGAGCATAGGGAAGAAAAGGCACCATAATGAGTATGAGGAATACGCCTATGTGTTAGACTACCTCCCGGACGGGTACATTGACATTGCCAGCGGGAGAAGAACCGGAAAGCCGGTCGCACAGGTTATTGGTGAAAAGGCCTTTACGCTCCTTGAGGTCACCCCAAAGACCGATCTCATGCTCTACGAGAGGGTCTTCATAGGGAAGGGAAACAGGGATAAAATCCTGCTCATAAACAAGAGGATCTCCTACGACGAGCTTACCGATACTGCAAAGGCCGAGCTTCCATATGTTGTAGAGGAAATCGTGAAGAACAACGAGGAGCGCTTTGTGCAGTTTTTCAACATGGCACCGCCGATAACCAACAGACTCCACAGCCTCGAACTCCTGCCCGGCATTGGAAAAAAGCACATGTGGGAGATAATAGAGGAGAGACAGCGAGAGCCCTTTAAGAGCTTCGAGGATCTAAAACAGCGAGTTAAGGGGCTTCCTGATCCAGTGAAAATGATAGCAAAGAGGATCGTTGATGAACTCCAAGACAAGGACAGGTACAAGCTGTTCGTTGGGCACAGGAGGCTCTTCAGAGTATGA
- a CDS encoding translin family protein, translating into MELKEIIEGIRRTLDEADSAREEALRLTREVVRLSGDAVKAIHRNDLETARQRLKSAQKLVEMIRESLRPYPMLYYSGYVQSAHQEFVEATLLLAYREGREFPSPWDLGVPEADYLLGLGDFIGELRRHFLLLLIEGRVEEAEEVYRFMEELYGELMTLEYPKGLVNVRTKQDQARHILERTLEDLTRAKLNKRLEEKLKAAVGDE; encoded by the coding sequence ATGGAGCTGAAGGAAATAATCGAAGGCATAAGGAGAACCCTTGACGAGGCGGACTCGGCGAGGGAAGAGGCCTTGAGGCTAACGCGAGAAGTTGTCAGGCTGAGCGGCGACGCCGTGAAGGCCATCCACAGGAACGACCTCGAAACTGCCAGGCAGAGGTTAAAAAGCGCCCAAAAGCTCGTTGAGATGATTAGGGAGAGCCTCAGACCCTATCCAATGCTGTACTACTCGGGCTACGTCCAAAGCGCCCACCAAGAGTTCGTTGAGGCGACCCTCTTGCTGGCCTACAGGGAGGGAAGGGAATTCCCATCTCCATGGGACCTCGGTGTCCCAGAGGCAGACTATCTGCTCGGTCTCGGTGACTTCATAGGCGAACTGAGGAGGCATTTTCTGCTCCTGCTCATCGAGGGCAGGGTGGAGGAGGCTGAGGAAGTTTATCGCTTCATGGAGGAGCTGTACGGCGAGCTCATGACCCTTGAGTATCCCAAGGGACTCGTGAACGTCAGGACGAAGCAGGATCAGGCGCGACACATTCTGGAGAGAACACTCGAAGACCTCACAAGGGCCAAGCTGAACAAGAGGCTCGAGGAGAAGCTGAAAGCGGCGGTTGGGGATGAGTGA
- the rsmA gene encoding 16S rRNA (adenine(1518)-N(6)/adenine(1519)-N(6))-dimethyltransferase RsmA, with translation MRERFFSIIYKYNLRPNRDLGQNFLIVPDIIERNIERAELSEKDTVLEVGPGLGVLTEPLSKKAGKVYAIEKDHRIVEILRAEYDWPNVEIIEGDALKVEWPEFNKMVSNLPYQISSPVTFKLLRHEFERAVLIFQLEFAERMVAEPGDKNYSRLSLMVRAKARAELVERIGKGAFWPRPKVDSAVVVLEPKPPKEKVDLNENLVKALFQHRRSTVSAALKKSAHMLGLSKEDIRRLKPVLMKIPHSEKRVFHLSPEDVLEIEEFLKKEGVVGPSQ, from the coding sequence ATGAGGGAACGCTTCTTCTCAATTATTTATAAGTACAACCTCCGTCCGAACCGCGACCTCGGGCAAAACTTCTTGATAGTTCCCGACATTATAGAGCGCAACATTGAGCGGGCGGAACTAAGCGAGAAGGACACAGTTCTGGAAGTGGGGCCTGGGCTTGGTGTTCTCACAGAACCACTCAGCAAAAAAGCCGGAAAGGTCTATGCTATTGAAAAAGACCACAGGATAGTGGAAATCCTCAGAGCGGAATACGACTGGCCAAACGTTGAGATAATAGAGGGGGACGCACTGAAAGTCGAGTGGCCAGAATTTAACAAGATGGTCTCCAACCTTCCGTACCAGATATCATCTCCTGTGACGTTTAAACTCCTGAGGCACGAGTTTGAACGGGCGGTTTTGATATTCCAGCTTGAGTTCGCCGAGAGGATGGTCGCCGAGCCTGGGGACAAGAACTACTCCCGCCTCTCCTTGATGGTTAGGGCAAAGGCGAGGGCTGAACTCGTCGAGCGGATTGGGAAAGGGGCATTCTGGCCGAGGCCGAAGGTGGATTCCGCTGTTGTCGTGCTCGAACCAAAGCCACCGAAAGAAAAGGTTGACCTCAACGAAAACCTCGTAAAGGCACTCTTCCAGCACAGGCGGAGTACGGTTTCGGCCGCCCTTAAGAAATCAGCCCATATGCTTGGGCTCTCAAAGGAGGACATCCGAAGGCTAAAGCCCGTTCTTATGAAAATTCCGCACTCGGAAAAGAGGGTGTTTCATCTGTCTCCTGAAGACGTCCTTGAGATAGAAGAGTTTTTGAAAAAAGAGGGAGTTGTAGGGCCTTCCCAATAA
- a CDS encoding tRNA pseudouridine(54/55) synthase Pus10, with protein sequence MIVEKASEVLERYQLCDHCLGRLFAKLGKGTNEERGKAIRFVLSMERARGGLPPIEAPERCELCDNVFERIPELVKRMQEATENVEFETFLVGSRFPEEIVEKEKAILEEFGIDTAEPINREFNRELGKAFGRATGKDTSKTPDLVFIVEPYLGKIELQINPLYIYGRYRKLVRGIPQTPHPDFEESGASIICRPFSRATGGKCVFKGAGREDVDVRMLGNGRPFILEIKRPKKRKIDLEEIAREINASAKVEVLNLRFTTPEEAERVLSTPHRKEYLALVLVEEGVAPEEAEEVAKKLTGLEIHQRTPWRVRKARADKVRVRKVHHAEARWIDEKHFELRLITDGGLYIKELISGDRGRTKPSVSDLLGKKAWCERLDVLNVLDEERS encoded by the coding sequence ATGATAGTCGAGAAGGCCAGTGAGGTACTTGAGAGGTACCAGCTTTGCGACCACTGCCTCGGCAGGCTCTTTGCGAAGCTCGGAAAGGGCACAAACGAAGAGAGGGGAAAGGCAATAAGGTTCGTCCTCAGCATGGAGCGGGCCAGAGGGGGTCTTCCACCGATTGAAGCGCCGGAGAGGTGCGAGCTCTGCGACAACGTTTTTGAGAGAATCCCCGAACTTGTTAAAAGGATGCAGGAAGCAACAGAGAATGTTGAATTTGAGACTTTTCTCGTTGGCTCGAGGTTCCCTGAGGAGATAGTTGAGAAAGAAAAGGCGATCTTGGAAGAGTTCGGTATAGACACAGCCGAGCCGATAAACCGCGAGTTCAACCGCGAGCTCGGAAAGGCCTTTGGGAGGGCAACCGGGAAGGACACTTCAAAAACTCCAGACCTTGTCTTCATAGTTGAGCCTTATTTGGGCAAAATCGAACTCCAGATAAACCCGCTTTACATATACGGCCGCTATAGGAAGCTCGTCCGCGGGATTCCCCAAACGCCCCACCCTGACTTTGAGGAAAGTGGAGCATCTATAATCTGCCGCCCGTTCTCCAGGGCAACAGGAGGGAAGTGCGTATTCAAAGGAGCAGGCAGAGAGGACGTTGACGTTAGGATGCTCGGCAACGGAAGGCCCTTCATCCTGGAGATAAAGCGCCCGAAGAAGAGGAAGATAGACCTTGAGGAGATAGCGAGGGAAATCAACGCAAGCGCAAAGGTCGAAGTGCTTAACCTGAGGTTCACCACTCCAGAAGAAGCCGAGAGAGTCCTCTCGACACCGCACCGGAAAGAATACCTAGCCCTCGTGCTCGTCGAGGAAGGAGTTGCTCCTGAAGAGGCCGAAGAAGTTGCCAAAAAGCTCACTGGGCTTGAGATCCACCAGAGGACACCCTGGAGGGTTAGGAAGGCAAGGGCCGACAAGGTTAGGGTGAGGAAGGTCCACCACGCTGAGGCAAGATGGATTGATGAGAAACATTTCGAGCTGAGGCTCATCACCGACGGCGGCCTCTACATCAAGGAACTCATCTCTGGGGATAGGGGGAGGACAAAGCCGAGCGTAAGTGACCTCCTCGGGAAGAAAGCATGGTGTGAGCGGCTTGATGTCTTAAACGTCCTGGATGAGGAGAGATCCTGA
- a CDS encoding RNA polymerase Rpb4 family protein, whose protein sequence is MIGRKKLEEHYITLAEAKEILERRHAEGLEENPEEPMFYEARVSLEHAERFAKLKPEQARELKERLMGLFDWIDERIAAKLVDILPEDYLDIRVIFAKEDYMPTPEEAKEIIQVIDEYRPLD, encoded by the coding sequence ATGATCGGGCGGAAGAAGCTGGAGGAGCACTACATAACCCTTGCGGAGGCCAAGGAGATCCTGGAACGGAGACACGCCGAGGGGCTCGAAGAGAACCCGGAGGAGCCGATGTTCTACGAGGCCAGGGTTAGCCTTGAGCACGCAGAGCGCTTCGCAAAGCTGAAGCCCGAGCAGGCGAGGGAGCTCAAGGAGAGGCTTATGGGCCTCTTTGACTGGATAGACGAGAGGATCGCTGCAAAGCTCGTTGACATCCTTCCAGAGGACTACCTTGACATCCGCGTCATCTTTGCGAAGGAGGACTACATGCCCACTCCCGAGGAGGCCAAAGAGATAATCCAGGTTATTGATGAATACCGGCCCCTCGACTGA
- a CDS encoding transcriptional regulator, giving the protein MPTRRERIISLLEERDYSPSELARALDLRGKGSVKIILEDLKAIQKIVKRERKVLLIKPAVCRNCGFVFKPEIKIPSRCPRCKSEWIEEPRFKIERR; this is encoded by the coding sequence ATGCCGACTCGGAGGGAGAGGATAATAAGCCTTTTGGAGGAGCGGGACTACTCCCCCAGCGAGCTGGCGAGGGCTCTCGATCTCCGCGGGAAGGGCTCGGTGAAGATAATCCTCGAGGATCTGAAGGCCATCCAGAAGATCGTTAAGAGAGAGAGGAAAGTCCTCCTGATAAAGCCCGCCGTTTGCAGGAACTGCGGCTTCGTCTTCAAGCCTGAGATAAAAATTCCCTCTCGGTGCCCCCGCTGTAAGTCTGAGTGGATAGAGGAACCCCGGTTCAAGATAGAGAGAAGATAA
- a CDS encoding 50S ribosomal protein L21e — MVKKAHSFRRKTRGKLSKHPRKRGLPPLTRFLQEFEVGQRVHIVIEPSYHRGMPDPRFHGRTGTVVGKRGDAYVVQVTDGGKVKTFFIHPVHLRPQKG; from the coding sequence ATGGTTAAGAAGGCGCACAGCTTCAGGAGGAAGACTAGGGGCAAACTCAGCAAGCACCCGAGAAAGAGGGGTCTTCCACCGCTCACCAGGTTCCTCCAGGAGTTCGAGGTCGGGCAGAGGGTTCACATCGTAATAGAGCCGAGCTACCACAGGGGCATGCCCGATCCAAGGTTCCACGGAAGGACCGGAACCGTCGTTGGAAAGCGCGGCGATGCCTACGTCGTCCAGGTAACCGACGGCGGAAAGGTCAAGACCTTCTTCATACACCCCGTCCACCTCAGGCCCCAGAAGGGATGA
- the gatD gene encoding Glu-tRNA(Gln) amidotransferase subunit GatD, whose protein sequence is MKRKVDEFMEKHGLGVGDFIRVVKREGDERITFEGLVMPPYELSPGETLTIKLDNGYNIGILIDAIESIEILEKAKEAPKMEFKEVLPRKEGLPSVTILGTGGTIASRIDYKTGAVHAAFTAEELAKAVPEIFDIANITPKLLFNIMSEDMKSEYWKKIAHETAKALNSGEDGVVIAHGTDTMGYTAAALSFMLRNLTKPVVLVGSQRSSDRPSSDAAMNLICATRMATADAAEVIVVMHGETSDTYCLAHRGTKVRKMHTSRRDTFRSINDIPIAKVWPNGKIEYLRDDYRKRGEGEVEVDDKFEEKVAILKIYPGVTSELLEFLVDRGYKGIVIEGTGLGHTPNDMIPAIERAVENGVAVCMTSQCLYGRVNLNVYSTGRRLLKAGVIPCEDMLPETAYVKLGWVLGHTDDLEEVRRMMLTNYAGEITPYTRFDTFLR, encoded by the coding sequence ATGAAGAGAAAGGTCGATGAGTTCATGGAAAAACACGGCCTCGGTGTCGGAGACTTCATAAGGGTCGTCAAGAGGGAGGGCGATGAGAGAATAACCTTCGAGGGCCTCGTGATGCCGCCCTACGAGCTTTCTCCAGGGGAGACACTCACGATTAAGCTCGACAACGGCTACAACATCGGCATCCTGATAGACGCGATAGAGAGCATTGAGATCCTTGAGAAGGCGAAGGAAGCTCCCAAGATGGAGTTCAAGGAAGTCCTGCCGAGAAAAGAAGGGTTGCCAAGCGTCACCATCCTCGGAACCGGTGGAACGATAGCGAGCAGGATAGATTACAAGACCGGTGCCGTTCACGCCGCCTTCACGGCGGAGGAGCTGGCGAAGGCCGTTCCAGAGATATTTGACATCGCGAATATAACGCCAAAGCTCCTGTTCAACATAATGAGCGAGGACATGAAGTCGGAGTACTGGAAAAAGATCGCCCACGAGACCGCGAAGGCCCTCAACTCTGGTGAGGACGGCGTTGTCATCGCCCACGGAACCGATACGATGGGCTACACAGCCGCGGCACTCAGCTTCATGCTGAGGAACCTCACGAAGCCGGTGGTTCTCGTCGGCTCCCAGAGGAGCTCCGACAGGCCGAGCAGCGACGCGGCGATGAACCTCATCTGCGCCACGAGGATGGCAACAGCCGATGCCGCCGAGGTAATAGTGGTCATGCACGGAGAGACCAGCGATACCTACTGCCTTGCCCACCGCGGAACAAAGGTTAGGAAGATGCACACGAGCAGGAGGGACACCTTCAGAAGCATCAACGACATTCCGATAGCAAAGGTCTGGCCGAACGGCAAGATCGAGTACCTCAGGGACGACTACAGGAAGAGGGGCGAGGGAGAAGTCGAGGTTGACGACAAATTCGAAGAGAAGGTCGCGATACTCAAAATCTACCCGGGTGTGACCAGTGAGCTCCTTGAGTTCCTTGTTGATAGGGGCTACAAAGGAATCGTCATCGAGGGAACGGGCCTCGGCCACACTCCAAACGACATGATCCCAGCCATCGAGAGGGCCGTCGAGAACGGGGTAGCGGTATGCATGACGAGTCAGTGCCTCTACGGCAGGGTGAACCTCAACGTCTACTCCACCGGAAGGAGGCTCCTCAAGGCCGGCGTTATACCCTGCGAGGACATGCTTCCGGAGACGGCCTACGTCAAGCTCGGATGGGTTCTCGGTCACACGGACGACCTTGAAGAAGTGAGGAGAATGATGCTGACCAACTACGCCGGCGAGATAACGCCCTACACGAGGTTTGACACCTTCCTGAGGTGA
- a CDS encoding endonuclease V gives MSEEVFKKLAEVQRKLSKRVVEKPLDISKIRTVGAVDVSYRGELARAAFVLCSFPGCELLKKRVVEVEVRFPYVSTFFFLRETRPALVAIGRKKPDVLLVEGHGKAHPRGYGLASHVGLVLGIPTVGIAKRPLRGAPEGSWVKIGRAYVSVGHLVDLPSAVEIVKALSRDGYPLPLTIADRLSKGRLNGHLEE, from the coding sequence ATGAGTGAGGAAGTTTTTAAGAAGCTGGCGGAAGTTCAGAGGAAGCTTTCAAAAAGGGTAGTTGAGAAGCCACTGGACATCTCAAAGATTAGAACCGTAGGGGCAGTTGACGTTTCCTACAGGGGAGAGCTGGCGAGAGCCGCCTTCGTCCTCTGCTCTTTTCCAGGGTGCGAGCTTCTGAAGAAGAGAGTTGTTGAGGTAGAGGTACGCTTCCCGTACGTGTCGACTTTCTTCTTTCTGAGGGAGACGCGGCCGGCTCTCGTCGCCATTGGAAGGAAGAAGCCTGACGTCCTGCTCGTTGAGGGTCATGGAAAGGCCCATCCCAGGGGCTACGGGCTGGCTTCCCACGTTGGCCTCGTGCTCGGCATTCCAACCGTTGGAATAGCCAAGCGGCCGTTAAGGGGTGCCCCCGAAGGCTCTTGGGTGAAAATAGGTAGGGCCTACGTTAGCGTCGGACACTTGGTTGATCTGCCCTCAGCTGTCGAGATCGTTAAGGCTTTAAGCAGGGATGGTTATCCACTACCGCTGACAATTGCCGACAGACTTTCAAAGGGCCGTTTGAATGGACATCTGGAGGAGTGA